A single region of the Pseudomonas sp. VD-NE ins genome encodes:
- the tusA gene encoding sulfurtransferase TusA produces the protein MSEMIDTPVDGTLDATGLNCPEPVMMLHQHIRDLVPGGLLKVIATDPSTRRDIPKFCVFLDHELVGQHEEAGTYLYWIRKKLS, from the coding sequence ATGAGTGAAATGATCGATACCCCGGTCGACGGCACCCTCGACGCCACCGGCCTCAATTGCCCGGAGCCGGTGATGATGCTGCATCAGCACATCCGTGATCTGGTGCCCGGCGGCCTGCTCAAGGTGATCGCTACCGATCCCTCGACCCGTCGCGATATTCCCAAGTTCTGTGTGTTTCTTGACCACGAACTGGTGGGCCAGCACGAAGAGGCGGGTACTTACCTGTACTGGATCCGCAAGAAACTCTCCTGA
- the rlmM gene encoding 23S rRNA (cytidine(2498)-2'-O)-methyltransferase RlmM — MNTLFMHCRPGFEGEVCSEISDLAAQLNVAGYAKAKAATAYAEFVCTEEDGAERLMRGQRFAELIFPRQWARGVFIDLPETDRISVILAHMADFPVCGSLWLEVVDTNDGKELSNFCKKFEGPLRKALTGAGKLVDDASKPRLLLTFKSGREVFLGMADAGNSAMWPMGIPRLKFPREAPSRSTLKLEEAWHHFIPRDQWEDRLHSDMTGVDLGAAPGGWTWQLVNRGMLVTAIDNGPMAESLMDTGLVQHLMADGFTFKPKQPVDWMVCDIVEKPARNAAMLEEWIGEGHCREAVVNLKLPMKQRYAEVKRLLERIADGFKARGIKVDIGCKQLYHDREEVTCHLRRHDVKKTKSR, encoded by the coding sequence ATGAACACCCTATTCATGCATTGCCGGCCAGGCTTCGAAGGCGAAGTCTGTTCGGAAATTTCCGACCTCGCCGCGCAACTCAACGTGGCCGGTTACGCCAAGGCCAAAGCGGCCACTGCCTACGCCGAGTTCGTCTGCACCGAAGAGGATGGTGCCGAACGCCTGATGCGCGGTCAGCGTTTTGCCGAGCTGATCTTCCCGCGCCAGTGGGCGCGCGGGGTTTTCATCGATCTGCCGGAAACCGATCGCATCAGCGTGATCCTCGCGCACATGGCCGATTTCCCGGTGTGCGGCAGCCTGTGGCTGGAAGTCGTTGATACCAATGACGGCAAAGAACTGTCGAACTTCTGCAAGAAATTCGAGGGCCCGCTGCGCAAGGCCCTGACCGGCGCCGGCAAACTGGTGGATGACGCCAGCAAACCGCGTCTGCTGCTGACGTTTAAAAGTGGTCGTGAAGTGTTTCTGGGTATGGCCGATGCCGGTAACTCGGCGATGTGGCCGATGGGCATCCCACGCCTGAAGTTCCCACGTGAGGCGCCGAGCCGTTCGACGCTGAAGCTAGAAGAGGCGTGGCACCACTTCATTCCGCGTGATCAGTGGGAAGATCGTCTGCACAGCGACATGACTGGCGTTGACCTCGGCGCTGCGCCGGGTGGCTGGACCTGGCAACTGGTCAACCGCGGCATGCTGGTGACCGCCATCGACAACGGCCCGATGGCCGAAAGCCTGATGGACACCGGTCTGGTGCAGCACTTGATGGCTGATGGTTTCACCTTCAAACCCAAGCAACCGGTGGACTGGATGGTCTGCGACATCGTCGAGAAACCGGCACGTAACGCCGCGATGCTCGAAGAGTGGATCGGCGAAGGGCATTGCCGCGAGGCGGTGGTCAACCTGAAGCTGCCGATGAAGCAGCGTTACGCCGAAGTGAAGCGTTTGCTCGAACGCATTGCCGATGGTTTCAAGGCGCGCGGGATCAAGGTCGATATCGGCTGTAAACAGCTGTATCACGATCGCGAGGAAGTGACCTGCCATTTGCGTCGGCATGACGTGAAGAAAACCAAATCCCGCTGA
- the acnA gene encoding aconitate hydratase AcnA, translating to MPSLDSLKTLKTLQIDDKTYHYFSLPDAAKSLGDLDKLPMSLKVLLENLLRWEDEKTVTGADLKAIAAWLKERRSDREIQYRPARVLMQDFTGVPAVVDLAAMRAAMAKAGGDPQRINPLSPVDLVIDHSVMVDKFATASAFEQNVDIEMQRNGERYAFLRWGQSAFDNFSVVPPGTGICHQVNLEYLGRTVWTKDEDGRTYAFPDTLVGTDSHTTMINGLGVLGWGVGGIEAEAAMLGQPVSMLIPEVIGFKLTGKLKEGITATDLVLTVTQMLRKKGVVGKFVEFYGDGLADLPLADRATIANMAPEYGATCGFFPVDDVTLEYLRLSGRPPEVVKLVEAYTKAQGLWRLPGQEPVFTDSLALDMGSVEASLAGPKRPQDRVSLPNVAQAFSDFMDLQFKPTSKEEGRLESEGGGGVAVGNADLVGETEYEYEGHTYRLKNGAVVIAAITSCTNTSNPSVMMAAGLLAKKAVEKGLTRKPWVKSSLAPGSKVVTDYYKAAGLTQYLDQLGFSLVGYGCTTCIGNSGPLPEPIEKAIQKADLTVASVLSGNRNFEGRVHPLVKTNWLASPPLVVAYALAGSVRSDISSEPLGEDQQGNPVYLRDIWPSSKEIADAVSQVNTAMFHKEYAEVFAGDEQWQAIEVPQAATYVWQDDSTYIQHPPFFDDISGPLPEIKDVKGARVLALLGDSVTTDHISPAGNIKADSPAGRYLREKGVEPRDFNSYGSRRGNHEVMMRGTFANIRIRNEMLGGEEGGNTIYMPTGEKLAIYDAAMKYQASGTPLVVIAGQEYGTGSSRDWAAKGTNLLGVKAVIAESFERIHRSNLVGMGVLPLQFKLDQNRKSLNLTGKETFEIQGLTGVELTPRMNLPLVITREDGRQEKIEVLCRIDTLNEVEYFKSGGILHYVLRQLIAS from the coding sequence ATGCCGTCCCTCGATAGCCTGAAAACGCTCAAGACCCTGCAAATTGACGACAAGACCTACCATTATTTCAGCCTGCCGGATGCCGCCAAAAGCCTCGGCGATCTCGACAAGCTGCCGATGTCCCTGAAAGTCCTGCTGGAAAACCTGCTGCGCTGGGAAGATGAAAAAACTGTCACCGGCGCCGACCTCAAGGCCATTGCCGCTTGGCTCAAGGAGCGTCGCTCCGATCGCGAAATCCAGTACCGCCCTGCCCGCGTCCTGATGCAGGACTTTACCGGCGTCCCCGCCGTGGTCGACCTCGCCGCCATGCGCGCAGCGATGGCCAAAGCCGGTGGCGATCCGCAACGAATCAATCCGTTATCGCCCGTGGACCTGGTGATCGACCACTCGGTAATGGTCGACAAGTTCGCCACCGCCAGCGCGTTCGAGCAGAACGTTGACATCGAAATGCAGCGCAACGGCGAACGTTACGCATTCCTCCGTTGGGGCCAGAGTGCCTTCGACAATTTCAGCGTGGTGCCGCCGGGCACCGGCATCTGCCATCAGGTCAACCTCGAATACCTCGGCCGCACCGTGTGGACCAAGGATGAGGACGGCCGCACCTACGCATTCCCCGACACGCTGGTCGGCACCGACTCGCACACCACCATGATCAACGGTCTCGGCGTGCTCGGCTGGGGCGTCGGCGGGATCGAGGCAGAGGCGGCGATGCTCGGCCAACCGGTGTCAATGCTGATTCCGGAAGTGATCGGTTTCAAGCTGACCGGCAAGCTCAAGGAAGGCATCACCGCCACCGACCTGGTGCTGACCGTCACACAAATGCTGCGCAAGAAAGGTGTGGTCGGCAAATTCGTCGAGTTCTACGGCGACGGTCTCGCTGATCTGCCGCTGGCCGACCGCGCGACCATCGCCAACATGGCCCCGGAATACGGCGCGACGTGCGGCTTCTTCCCGGTTGATGACGTGACTTTGGAATATCTGCGCCTGTCCGGGCGGCCACCGGAAGTGGTGAAACTGGTTGAGGCGTACACCAAGGCTCAGGGCCTGTGGCGCTTGCCCGGTCAGGAGCCAGTGTTCACCGACAGCCTGGCGCTGGACATGGGCAGCGTCGAAGCCAGTCTTGCAGGGCCAAAGCGCCCGCAGGATCGCGTGTCGCTGCCGAATGTAGCCCAAGCGTTCAGTGACTTCATGGATCTGCAATTCAAACCTACCAGTAAAGAAGAAGGACGCCTGGAAAGTGAGGGCGGTGGCGGCGTGGCGGTGGGCAATGCCGATCTGGTCGGTGAAACCGAATATGAATATGAAGGCCACACTTATCGCCTGAAAAACGGCGCCGTGGTCATCGCCGCGATCACCTCCTGCACCAACACCTCCAACCCGAGCGTGATGATGGCCGCCGGACTGTTGGCGAAAAAGGCTGTTGAGAAAGGCCTGACCCGCAAACCGTGGGTGAAGAGTTCGCTGGCACCGGGTTCGAAAGTGGTCACCGACTACTACAAGGCCGCGGGGTTGACGCAATACCTTGATCAGCTCGGCTTTTCGCTGGTCGGTTATGGCTGCACCACCTGCATCGGCAACTCCGGGCCACTGCCGGAGCCGATCGAGAAAGCCATCCAGAAAGCTGACCTCACCGTCGCTTCGGTGCTCTCCGGCAACCGCAACTTCGAAGGCCGCGTGCACCCGTTGGTGAAAACCAACTGGCTGGCCTCACCGCCTCTGGTGGTCGCCTATGCCTTGGCCGGCAGCGTGCGCAGCGACATCAGCAGCGAACCGCTGGGCGAAGATCAGCAAGGCAATCCGGTGTACCTGCGGGATATCTGGCCATCGAGTAAAGAGATCGCCGATGCGGTGAGTCAGGTCAACACGGCGATGTTCCACAAGGAATACGCCGAAGTGTTCGCCGGTGATGAGCAGTGGCAGGCGATCGAGGTGCCACAAGCGGCAACGTATGTGTGGCAGGACGATTCGACCTACATTCAGCATCCGCCATTTTTCGACGACATTTCCGGCCCGCTGCCTGAAATCAAGGATGTCAAAGGAGCACGGGTGCTGGCCCTGCTCGGCGATTCGGTGACCACCGACCACATCTCCCCCGCCGGCAACATCAAGGCTGACAGCCCGGCCGGACGTTATTTGCGCGAAAAAGGCGTCGAGCCGCGGGACTTCAATTCTTACGGCTCACGGCGCGGCAACCATGAAGTGATGATGCGCGGCACCTTCGCCAACATCCGTATTCGCAACGAAATGCTCGGTGGTGAAGAAGGTGGCAACACAATCTACATGCCGACCGGGGAGAAACTGGCGATCTACGACGCGGCAATGAAGTATCAGGCTTCGGGAACGCCGCTGGTGGTGATTGCCGGGCAAGAATACGGCACCGGGTCCAGCCGTGACTGGGCAGCCAAGGGCACCAATCTGCTGGGGGTCAAAGCGGTGATCGCGGAAAGCTTCGAGCGAATTCACCGTTCCAACCTGGTGGGCATGGGTGTGTTGCCGTTGCAGTTCAAGCTTGATCAGAACCGCAAGAGCCTCAACCTCACCGGCAAGGAAACCTTTGAAATTCAGGGGCTGACGGGCGTCGAGCTGACACCGCGGATGAATCTGCCGCTGGTGATTACCCGTGAGGACGGGCGCCAGGAGAAGATCGAGGTGTTGTGCCGGATCGATACGTTGAACGAGGTGGAGTACTTCAAGTCGGGCGGGATCCTGCATTACGTTCTGCGCCAGTTGATCGCCTCGTAA
- a CDS encoding aminoglycoside phosphotransferase family protein encodes MTVADIFQPWLKRWSLIPDGTPIITPGSRLLPVSLNDRPAMLKVALDVDEKYGNRLMTWWDGDGAAQVLAHHEDGLLMERAMGSRSLMHMAMNGEDDEASRILCSALARLHAPRVTPPPPLVELGPWFASLRIAAAQHGGLYALSLQAAENLLANPQDVVVLHGDMHHDNVLDFQSHGWLAIDPKRVKGERGFDYANLICNPDLPTATDPQRFRRQLDVIVETAGLDQRRLLQWVLAFAGLSAAWFLEDDALEQASGQLKVAQIAASMLDA; translated from the coding sequence GTGACGGTGGCTGACATTTTTCAACCTTGGCTGAAGCGCTGGTCACTGATCCCCGATGGCACGCCGATCATCACGCCCGGCAGCCGTTTGTTGCCGGTAAGCCTGAACGACAGGCCGGCGATGCTCAAGGTGGCGCTGGATGTCGACGAGAAGTACGGCAATCGGCTGATGACCTGGTGGGACGGTGATGGTGCTGCGCAAGTGTTGGCGCATCACGAAGATGGCTTGCTGATGGAGCGCGCCATGGGCAGCCGCTCGCTGATGCACATGGCAATGAATGGCGAAGACGACGAGGCGAGCCGGATTCTCTGTTCGGCGCTGGCGCGATTGCATGCACCGCGCGTAACGCCACCGCCGCCGCTGGTGGAGTTGGGGCCATGGTTTGCGTCGCTGCGCATCGCGGCTGCACAACATGGCGGTCTCTACGCTCTGAGCCTGCAAGCCGCGGAAAACTTGCTCGCCAACCCACAGGATGTCGTGGTGCTGCACGGCGACATGCATCACGACAATGTGCTGGATTTCCAATCGCATGGCTGGCTGGCCATCGATCCGAAGCGGGTCAAGGGCGAGCGCGGCTTTGATTACGCCAACCTGATTTGCAACCCGGACTTGCCGACAGCCACCGATCCCCAGCGTTTTCGCCGGCAGTTGGATGTGATTGTCGAGACTGCCGGGCTTGATCAACGCAGGCTGCTGCAATGGGTGCTGGCGTTCGCCGGTTTGTCCGCAGCCTGGTTTTTGGAGGATGACGCGCTGGAACAGGCCTCGGGGCAACTGAAAGTCGCGCAGATCGCGGCTTCCATGCTTGATGCCTGA
- a CDS encoding SRPBCC family protein: MKPVPNSFERKITLKAPRSHVWRALVDAEAFGQWFGVALEGRRFIAGEWTQGQVTYPGYEHVLWNVLIERVEPQQLFSFRWHPYAVNPKIDYSQEPTTLVKFELQDYEDGTLLKVSESGFAHIPDVRQKEAYFMDSRGWEEQLSRLELFLAESAKARERDGG, from the coding sequence ATGAAACCAGTACCCAATAGTTTCGAACGCAAAATCACGCTCAAGGCGCCGCGTTCGCATGTCTGGCGTGCGTTGGTCGATGCCGAGGCGTTCGGCCAGTGGTTTGGGGTGGCGCTTGAGGGCAGGCGTTTTATTGCCGGTGAATGGACGCAGGGGCAGGTCACATATCCGGGTTATGAACACGTGTTGTGGAATGTGTTGATCGAACGGGTCGAGCCGCAGCAGTTGTTTTCGTTTCGCTGGCATCCGTATGCGGTCAATCCGAAGATCGACTATTCCCAGGAGCCGACCACGCTGGTCAAGTTCGAGCTGCAGGATTACGAGGACGGCACGCTGCTCAAGGTTTCCGAATCCGGCTTTGCGCATATCCCCGATGTTCGCCAAAAAGAGGCTTATTTCATGGACAGCCGTGGCTGGGAGGAGCAGTTGAGCCGGCTTGAACTGTTTCTTGCCGAGAGCGCCAAGGCCCGCGAGCGTGACGGTGGCTGA
- a CDS encoding ADP-ribosylglycohydrolase family protein has protein sequence MPPSLAERYRGALLGLACGDAVGTTVEFKPRGSFQPLTDMVGGGPFHLKPGQWTDDTSMALCLAESLLKKNGFNAADQMGRYLNWWQWGYLSSTGECFDVGMTVSQALARYQQNAEPFAGSTDPYSAGNGSLMRLAPVVLFYFPDARQIQSFAADSSRTTHAAPEAIECCQLLAGLIARALEGASKAELRQLPSASFSQPKVAAIARGDYLVLSETDIKGNGYSVQSLEAALWCFHQTDSFESAILRAANLGDDADTTAAITGQLAGAYYGVRGIPAHWLERLHDGEEIAAIADRLLEASRMRLPE, from the coding sequence ATGCCGCCATCCCTCGCTGAACGTTACCGCGGTGCCCTGCTCGGTCTTGCATGCGGCGACGCTGTCGGTACTACGGTTGAGTTCAAACCACGGGGATCATTCCAACCGTTGACCGATATGGTCGGCGGTGGCCCGTTCCACCTCAAGCCAGGGCAGTGGACCGATGACACCTCCATGGCCCTGTGTCTGGCAGAAAGCCTGCTGAAAAAGAATGGATTCAATGCTGCCGATCAGATGGGCCGCTACCTCAACTGGTGGCAATGGGGTTATCTGAGTTCGACCGGTGAATGTTTCGATGTCGGCATGACCGTCAGCCAGGCGCTCGCGCGATATCAGCAAAACGCGGAACCCTTCGCGGGCTCTACCGACCCTTATAGCGCCGGTAACGGTTCACTGATGCGCCTGGCTCCGGTGGTGCTGTTCTACTTTCCCGACGCGCGGCAAATCCAGAGCTTTGCCGCCGACAGTTCGCGAACCACCCACGCAGCACCAGAAGCCATCGAATGCTGCCAATTGTTGGCCGGGCTGATCGCCAGAGCGCTTGAAGGCGCAAGCAAAGCAGAACTGCGTCAGCTGCCTTCTGCCAGCTTCTCGCAACCCAAGGTCGCCGCCATTGCGCGTGGCGATTACCTCGTTCTGTCCGAGACGGACATCAAAGGCAATGGCTACAGCGTGCAGTCACTGGAAGCCGCGTTGTGGTGCTTTCACCAGACGGACAGCTTCGAATCGGCCATTTTGCGAGCGGCCAACCTGGGTGATGACGCCGATACCACCGCCGCGATCACCGGCCAGTTGGCCGGCGCCTATTACGGCGTGCGGGGCATTCCTGCACATTGGCTGGAAAGGCTGCACGATGGTGAAGAGATTGCGGCCATCGCCGACCGCTTGCTTGAGGCTTCCCGGATGCGCCTGCCTGAATAA
- a CDS encoding lysozyme inhibitor LprI family protein: MSPRLLLALTPFLFTPLAHAAVDCANASDQATMNQCAGQDFKAADKELNTVYQQIIGRLKDNPDGKKLLVSAQRAWLGFRDAECKFSSSGVTGGSVYPLIYSNCLTSVTKVRVESLKQYLKCEEGDMSCPVPGA, from the coding sequence ATGTCCCCACGCCTGCTTCTGGCCCTGACCCCCTTTCTGTTCACTCCCCTCGCCCACGCCGCCGTCGACTGCGCCAATGCCAGCGATCAGGCGACGATGAATCAGTGCGCCGGGCAGGACTTCAAAGCGGCGGACAAGGAGTTGAACACCGTGTATCAACAGATCATCGGGCGCTTGAAGGACAACCCGGATGGCAAGAAGCTGTTGGTCAGCGCGCAGCGGGCGTGGCTCGGGTTTCGGGATGCCGAGTGCAAGTTTTCATCGTCCGGAGTTACTGGGGGGAGCGTTTATCCGTTGATCTACAGCAACTGCCTGACGAGCGTGACCAAGGTGCGGGTTGAGTCGCTGAAACAGTATTTGAAGTGTGAAGAAGGTGACATGAGCTGCCCGGTGCCTGGGGCCTGA
- a CDS encoding MerR family transcriptional regulator gives MKIGEVSKRTGVAASAIRYYEEQGLLEPSTRDANGYRHYAEAAVARLILVRDAQRLGFSLDTIRGLFLQDGSCSKSLTIEQIDIRMDEIRQIEANLAMQREGLLRLRHVLEESLRSGAPVVCATVHRADSHRSEQNMVVRNALHGR, from the coding sequence ATGAAGATTGGAGAAGTTTCCAAGCGCACCGGTGTTGCCGCTTCGGCCATTCGCTATTACGAGGAACAAGGGTTACTTGAGCCTTCTACCCGTGATGCCAATGGATATCGCCATTACGCAGAGGCGGCTGTTGCCCGATTGATACTGGTGCGCGACGCGCAGCGGCTCGGTTTTTCTCTCGACACCATTCGCGGTCTGTTCCTGCAGGATGGCAGTTGTTCGAAATCGCTGACCATCGAGCAAATCGATATCCGTATGGATGAGATACGACAGATCGAGGCCAACCTGGCGATGCAACGTGAGGGATTGTTACGGCTACGGCATGTGCTGGAGGAAAGTCTGCGCAGCGGTGCGCCTGTCGTGTGCGCGACTGTGCACAGGGCCGATTCGCACAGGTCTGAGCAAAACATGGTTGTGCGCAACGCATTGCACGGGCGGTGA
- a CDS encoding NAD(P)H-dependent oxidoreductase, translating to MSTLTDLLKWRYATKKYDPSRTVSDEKIERILEAVRLTPTSSGLQPFELLVVTNAEVREKIKAVSWNQQQVTDCSHLLVFAAWDDITAERVNMMFDLTNEVRGTVNEGWENYRQMLLGIVAGRGKEANYQAAARQAYIGLGSALIAAAFEEVDATPMEGFDPAAIDEILGLAARNLRSVVILPLGHRATEGDWLVNLKKVRRSRENFITEIK from the coding sequence ATGAGCACACTGACAGACCTGCTGAAATGGCGCTACGCAACGAAAAAGTACGACCCTTCCCGGACGGTGTCCGATGAAAAAATCGAGCGCATTCTGGAAGCGGTGCGGTTAACGCCGACATCAAGTGGACTGCAGCCCTTTGAGTTGCTCGTAGTGACCAATGCAGAGGTTCGCGAAAAGATCAAAGCCGTCAGCTGGAATCAGCAGCAGGTTACCGACTGCTCTCATTTGCTGGTGTTTGCCGCCTGGGATGACATCACTGCGGAGCGGGTCAATATGATGTTCGACCTGACCAATGAAGTACGCGGGACCGTTAACGAAGGATGGGAAAATTATCGTCAGATGCTCTTGGGCATTGTCGCTGGACGTGGCAAGGAGGCTAATTATCAGGCGGCTGCGCGGCAGGCTTATATCGGTTTGGGCTCAGCTTTGATCGCCGCAGCGTTTGAAGAAGTCGATGCCACACCAATGGAAGGTTTCGACCCGGCAGCCATCGATGAAATCCTCGGACTCGCGGCCCGCAACTTGCGCAGCGTGGTGATTCTGCCGCTGGGGCATAGAGCCACTGAGGGAGACTGGCTGGTCAACTTGAAAAAGGTTCGCCGCTCGCGAGAAAACTTCATTACCGAGATCAAGTAA